The following nucleotide sequence is from Micromonospora sp. WMMD1120.
TCCTTGCCGCTTGGCCATCTGCACGGCGAGGTGACCCTGGCCGCCGCTCGCGCCGAAGACCAGCAGCCAGTCGCCGGCCGACAGGCTGAGCGTGTCGAGTCCGGCGAGCGCGGTCAGCGCGTCGGTGGACATGGCACCGGCGTGCTCCACCGGTACCCCGTCGGGCACCTTCGCCGCGTACTGGGCCTGGACCGCCGCGTACTCGGCGTAGAAGCCACCCTTGGGCCGGGTGGCGGCGGAGACGTAGACCAGGTCGCCCACCGCGAGGTCCGTCACCTGGCCGCCGACCGCGACCACGGTTCCGGCGCCGTCGGAGCCGGGCACTATCGGTAGGGAGGAGCCCTCCGGCACCAGCACACCCTGCCGCTCGTACACGTCCCACACCCCGACGCCCGCGCTCCAGACCTTGATCAGCACCTCGTCGTCGGCGACCTCGGGGATCGGCAGCTTCCGCAGGGTGATCACCTCCGGCCCGCCGAACTCGTCCAGGGCCGCGGCCTGCATCCGCTCTGGCAGATCCCCGTCAACCATGTGGATTCCCCCTCCGTGCCGGCGTCACCGTCGCAGCATGCCGGCTCGGCAACGGGCGTGGCCCGGGGCCGAGCGCCGTTCACCCACACGGACGACCACCTGCTGGCGCGGCCGGGCCGGGCGGTGGCCGCCGCCGACGAGCGCCGACCGCAGCCGGGGTCAGGTAGTCCGGGGCTGCTGACCGCGGAGCGCCTGCTCGACGGCGTCACGGACGCGGGCGTCCTCGCGGGCCTTGCGCTGGGTCCGGTTACGGCGGTGGTACCGGTACGCCCCGACGGCCACGGCGACCAGCACGACGAGCACGAGTAGCAGCAGCCAGGGCAGGGCCCAGCCGTGCGCGGTGACCTCGACCGGCTTGAGCGAGGTGGTGGAGCCCGAGGCGTCGGTGAGCAGGGGTGTCAGTGTCGCTGTCGCGGCCAGCGAGATGGTCGGCGCGACGCCGTGCACCGGCACGGTCACTGTCCAGCGCTCACCGGGCAGCAGCTCCGGCGGCGCGGTGATGTCTGCGGCTCGTACCCGCAACAGGCCGAACGGCCCGGAGACCGCGACCGCCTGCTGCCCGGACAGGGCGGCGTTGCCGACGTTGTGGACCTGGTAGGTGATGGTGGCGTCGCCCTTGGCGAACGGGTTGACCGAGCCGGCGTACCGCACGTGCAGGTTATCGATCGCGAGGCTCGGCTTCAGCTCGCCGCCCACCCGCAGCTTGATCCGGATGCCGAGACGCCGGTCGACGTTGATGCCCTCGGCCTGGTCGGTCTGGGTGAGCGCGGTGAGGATGCCGCCGACGTAGTCCCCGGGCGTGGCATTGTCCGGAACCCTCATCGAGAAGGGGACCTGGGCTGTCTTCCCGGGTTGGATCACCACGGTGTCGGTCTGCGCCTTCACCCAGGCGCCGACCGCCACGGACTTCTTGTCGGTGGTCAGCAGGTCGAGTTGGCCCGCTTCGGTGGTGAAGCCGTCGGCGGCGTACACCGCGAGGGTGAGCGGCGCGGGGCCGCGGTTGGCCACCACCATGGCGTCCTCGACCGCGCCACCGGGGTTGACGTTGTAGCTGTAACTGGACCGGGCTTCGCCGTAGCCGTTGGAGGCCGTCCGGACCGTCCAGGCGACGTTGCCCTCCGCCGCCGTGGCGGGGGCGACGCCGACGCCTGCGGCCACGACGGCGGCGAGCACTGACAGTGCTGTGGTACGGACGAGCGTCTTCCAGCGCGCTACGGACGATTGCATGTCGGGTCCTTGAGGTGATCTTGGGAGAGCGTCACATGGGTGGCGGGGCGGGCCCCCGAAGGTGCCCACCCCGCCCGGTGGAGTGGAACGGTCAGCTGCTCAGCGCGGTGATCGTGAGGGTGGTGCGGTAGCTGCCCTTCGCGATGCTGTCCGGGATCTTCAGATCCAGGTCGGCACCGAGCTTGGCGCCACCCCGGGGGTGGCCCTGGGCGGCAGCGCCCAGTGCGCTGGAGACCGAGAGGCCCTTGCCCTGGTCGTCGTAGGACGACAGGACCGGCGCGCCGGCCTCGGCGCCCGCGCCGGTGTCGAGCACGTACGGGGTCCAGCCGAGGTAGGAGCCGGAGAAGGTCTTCTCGGCGTCGGAGAAGTCGCCGACGTTGGCCGAGATCGACCACGGGGCGAGCGAGCGCCGGCTGTCCGACACCAGGATCGGGTTGATCTTGCCGGTGGCCTGGAAGTAGGTTCCGTCGCGCTCCTGGGCGGTGCCCAGGTCCACCAGACCGTTGTAGCCGTCGATCGTCCAGCCGAACTCGCCCGGAGCCGGGTTCGGCACGTTGACCTGGATGGCCTGGCCGTCACCGTGGTACGGGTGCACCGTCACGTTGTCGACGATCGAGCCGACCGGCTGGCCCTCCGGAGTGTTGACGCAGGAGAGGCCGTTCTCGACCGACGCGTTCGGCGCGGCGCAGGTGCCGCTGCGAATGTTGGCCAGCACCAGCTTGTCGCCGCGCACCTGCACCTTGACGTAGCTGCGGACGTGCTCCTGGTTCTGCACCGAGTTGTACCAGTACTTGTCCGGGTCCAGCGGGTCCGGCCCGTTACCGCGGATGCCGGTGCCGCTGCCGTCCGGCTTCTTGATGTCGTAGTACTTCGAGCCGGAGGCCGAGTTGGCGGTCACGTAGATGACGCCACCGGGGCCGGGGAACACGTCGGCAGCGCCCGGCTTCTCCGCCGGGTTCTCCTTCTGGCCGTTCTTGATGGAGTAGCTACGCGAGTAGCTGTGGTCGTGGCCCTGGAGCACCATGTCGATGCCGAGGTTGGAGAAGGCGGTGGTGAAGTCCTCGCGCCGCTGCTTGTTGTCGGTGTCGGTCGCGTGGCTGGCCGGGGAGTAGATGGAGTGGTGGTAGACGAGCACCTTCCACTTGGCCTCGGAGCCGTGCTTGTTGACCACGTCGGTGATGTACGCGACGTGCGCCGCGTCGCCGGCGTTGCCGCCGTCGGTCGGCAGTTTGTAGCTGTTGCTGTTGATGTCGATGAACAGCACGTCCTTGTAGACGAACCAGTAGTCGCCACCGGACTTGGTGCCCGCCGGGTTCCCGTTGTCGTAGTACGGGGCGGTGCGGTCGGTGTTCGGGGTGAAGTGGTGCTGCTCGTACGACTTGCCGCCGACGTCGTGGTTACCGATGGTCGCCACGACGGGGTACTGCCGTAGCTGGTCGGGCGCCATGAACGAGGTCCACTGGCCCTCGTCGTTGGCGGACTCGACGTGGTCGCCGCCGGAGACCAGCAGCTCGGCGTTCGGGTTGGCGGCGGTGGCCACCTTCAGGGTGTCCTCCCAGCCGGCCTG
It contains:
- a CDS encoding NADP-dependent oxidoreductase; translated protein: MVDGDLPERMQAAALDEFGGPEVITLRKLPIPEVADDEVLIKVWSAGVGVWDVYERQGVLVPEGSSLPIVPGSDGAGTVVAVGGQVTDLAVGDLVYVSAATRPKGGFYAEYAAVQAQYAAKVPDGVPVEHAGAMSTDALTALAGLDTLSLSAGDWLLVFGASGGQGHLAVQMAKRQGLNVIAVASGADGVALVTRLGADVSLDGHGDLTDVLARIREATPAGVNGILAMAGGPTLDRLTEALVDGGVVGFAHGVRPEPTERPGVVVRAYDGESNPRQLRRLNELIEAGPFVVHVAETFPLGRVREAHQRLETSYAGKLLLTVA
- a CDS encoding DUF916 domain-containing protein gives rise to the protein MQSSVARWKTLVRTTALSVLAAVVAAGVGVAPATAAEGNVAWTVRTASNGYGEARSSYSYNVNPGGAVEDAMVVANRGPAPLTLAVYAADGFTTEAGQLDLLTTDKKSVAVGAWVKAQTDTVVIQPGKTAQVPFSMRVPDNATPGDYVGGILTALTQTDQAEGINVDRRLGIRIKLRVGGELKPSLAIDNLHVRYAGSVNPFAKGDATITYQVHNVGNAALSGQQAVAVSGPFGLLRVRAADITAPPELLPGERWTVTVPVHGVAPTISLAATATLTPLLTDASGSTTSLKPVEVTAHGWALPWLLLLVLVVLVAVAVGAYRYHRRNRTQRKAREDARVRDAVEQALRGQQPRTT
- a CDS encoding metallophosphoesterase family protein; the protein is MTLSTSARASGLVRRRLVAGVAAGFLGMGAALGSGLTVTASAAESATISSVILGVGANETQRIVTWYSSADTAQKIQLAPTAEIVNGEFPAGAITFDAVGAANTSTTGFNRHATISNLRENTAYSYRVGAEGSWSPTYAFKTRDFEGDYDFLFFGDPQIGSSGDRLKDQAGWEDTLKVATAANPNAELLVSGGDHVESANDEGQWTSFMAPDQLRQYPVVATIGNHDVGGKSYEQHHFTPNTDRTAPYYDNGNPAGTKSGGDYWFVYKDVLFIDINSNSYKLPTDGGNAGDAAHVAYITDVVNKHGSEAKWKVLVYHHSIYSPASHATDTDNKQRREDFTTAFSNLGIDMVLQGHDHSYSRSYSIKNGQKENPAEKPGAADVFPGPGGVIYVTANSASGSKYYDIKKPDGSGTGIRGNGPDPLDPDKYWYNSVQNQEHVRSYVKVQVRGDKLVLANIRSGTCAAPNASVENGLSCVNTPEGQPVGSIVDNVTVHPYHGDGQAIQVNVPNPAPGEFGWTIDGYNGLVDLGTAQERDGTYFQATGKINPILVSDSRRSLAPWSISANVGDFSDAEKTFSGSYLGWTPYVLDTGAGAEAGAPVLSSYDDQGKGLSVSSALGAAAQGHPRGGAKLGADLDLKIPDSIAKGSYRTTLTITALSS